Proteins encoded in a region of the Wolbachia endosymbiont (group A) of Anomoia purmunda genome:
- the recA gene encoding recombinase RecA, producing MASNPEERNSDKQKALDNAISQIEKAFGKGAIMKLKQNPVEKIDTISTGSIALDSALGVGGLPKGRIIEIFGPESSGKTTLALHVIAEAQKKGGSCAFIDAEHALDVLYARKLGVSTDDLVISQPDTGEQALHIVEYLVCSGAVDVIVIDSVAALTPRAEIEGDMGDQHMGLQARLLSHGLRKLTSAVSKANCILIFINQIRMKIGVVYGNPETTTGGNALKFYTSVRLDIRKVGVIKDKENITGNETRVKVVKNKVAPPFREAKFDIMYNEGISKLGEIIDMGAKLGVLEKAGAYYSYNNTRLGQGRENVKTYLKTNKEVANEIETKIRDLLRNHDNSIIIDEDSEQLLEESVF from the coding sequence ATGGCAAGTAACCCAGAAGAAAGAAATAGTGATAAACAAAAAGCGCTAGATAACGCAATAAGCCAGATTGAAAAAGCATTCGGTAAAGGTGCAATAATGAAGTTGAAGCAAAACCCTGTAGAGAAAATAGACACAATATCCACAGGATCAATTGCGCTTGATTCGGCTCTAGGTGTTGGAGGTCTGCCAAAAGGGCGTATAATTGAAATATTTGGTCCCGAGAGTTCTGGTAAAACCACTCTTGCCTTGCACGTGATTGCTGAAGCACAAAAAAAAGGAGGATCATGCGCATTTATCGATGCAGAACATGCATTGGATGTCTTATATGCTCGTAAACTTGGGGTAAGCACTGATGATTTAGTAATTTCACAACCAGACACTGGAGAGCAGGCGTTGCATATTGTTGAGTATTTAGTGTGTTCCGGTGCGGTTGATGTGATAGTTATTGACTCTGTTGCAGCATTAACTCCAAGAGCTGAAATTGAAGGTGATATGGGTGATCAGCACATGGGGCTGCAAGCAAGGCTTCTAAGTCACGGGCTACGAAAGCTAACCTCTGCCGTTTCAAAAGCGAACTGTATATTGATATTTATTAATCAAATTCGTATGAAAATAGGAGTAGTGTATGGAAATCCTGAAACTACCACGGGTGGAAATGCATTAAAATTCTATACTTCTGTAAGGCTTGATATAAGAAAAGTTGGTGTAATAAAAGACAAAGAAAATATTACAGGCAATGAAACAAGAGTTAAAGTTGTAAAAAATAAAGTTGCTCCTCCATTTAGAGAAGCGAAATTTGATATAATGTACAATGAAGGTATATCAAAACTCGGAGAAATAATAGATATGGGAGCAAAGCTTGGTGTGCTTGAAAAAGCAGGCGCTTACTATTCATATAACAACACACGTCTTGGACAAGGAAGAGAGAATGTAAAAACTTACCTAAAAACAAACAAAGAAGTCGCAAATGAAATAGAAACGAAAATCAGAGATTTACTCAGAAATCATGATAATTCTATCATAATAGACGAAGATAGTGAGCAACTTTTAGAAGAATCAGTTTTCTGA